A single Bicyclus anynana chromosome 19, ilBicAnyn1.1, whole genome shotgun sequence DNA region contains:
- the LOC112045364 gene encoding uncharacterized protein LOC112045364: MTRLPHITAVLAVVALSSSSIVKSPTDGQNFELLILHNNDMHARFEQTSQLSGACTTADREAGKCYGGFPRVAHVVKEARKAAASGEGPPVLYLNAGDTYTGTAWFTIYKWKVAAEFLNALQPDAVSLGSNELETGSTELTPFLQNLDTTVLANNVIIHTKEAKRIIQKSVVKDIQGVKVGIVGYVTPDKITLDRDGTVEYIDEVIALNEEVAKLKANDIEIIIALGHSELTKAIEIATEVDGIDLVINGQKNLFFSNGSNAEETLIEPIVVVQKASKRVPVVQSFAYNKHLGKIRAVFNPAGVLTDYEVDPILLDETINQNVEISDIIQRHSRDVSVSTPIGSSVVYLVGDSCRIEECNLGNLVADSIVYYYATRYQSERWTDVPVAILSGSSFAGNIRPLVRPITITRHDLLNTIPESSNLVVVTMSGAVLKEVLEHNVGEYSRNVPRDSFLQFSGIRVSYDFAKERGSRVTNAVVRCWDCSIPDFFAINDTTSYKILMPSTLANGANGFSMLSDLPRVELEYDAITCTEEYIKKRSPVYPEIADRVSLGNHEFDNGVSGLTPFIRNLSCPTLAANLILTSEPTLQAEKNLMNSVVFNINGTQIGIIGYLTPETKILAIGNNVDYIDEIIAIREELNKLKNEGVQIFIALGHSGYLKDLEIAEKVDGIDLVIGGHTNTFLWNGETIDSETPLGPYPTLVKQKSGRQVPVVQAYAYTKYLGKLHLLFNSRGEIVRLDGNPILLDKSVPQDPSVLSIVERYRENIIKISEVVVGTSSTVLDGLSCRIQECNLGNLIADAMIDKYASEYFGEGWTDTPIAVIQGGGIRTSISHVDQRFNISKGDLYSVMPFDGNLVKVTINGIKILKMLEHSVSSYNIISAPGQFLQVSGLKVEYDFKKPPGARVVNVLVRCGKCQIPTYGPLNKTGDYNILTNGFMANGGDGFNSLGNHEFDQGVNGLSPFIENLTCPVLAANLILTKVPELEKEANLRKSVIFNISSTSIGVIGYLTPETKTLVAKNDVEYVDEIIALKEEVQKLKSEGVHIIIGLGHSGFLRDLEIAKAVDGLNLVIGGHSNTFLWNGSSPDSEKSLGPYPTYVTQPSGKKVPVVQAYAYTKYLGKLHMVFNKDSDLLSADGIPILLDNTIPQDPEVLDIVEKYRAQILNYTDEVVGTTSVVLEGLSCQHKECNMGNLITDAMVSCYANEYKSNNHWTDAPIAVLQGGGIRSSIAHDETPAEITKGDLIAVLPFDGDLTIVTMSGEVLMLMLEHSSLGNHEFDEEVEGLVPFIRNLTSPIVTANLIVNNVPELENIPNLYNSLVITKNGVKIGIIGYLTPETKYLAPKNNVEYEDEIVALNREVKRLKDLRIQILIALGHSGFVKDLEIAEKVDDIDLVIGGHSNTFLVNSNYTDEKPEYPQGPYPALVKQKSGRIVPVVQAYAYTKYLGKLHLIFDGKGEIVKFSGNPILLNNDVPEDPELLEIVKRYQKDVDQINNKVVGSSVVLLDGDSCRLRECNMGNFLNDAIIDYTKTYFNNSSQFYISIIQGGRIRISLNHAEKPFLITRGDLMTIVPYSDTLCVLTMNGIVLRQALEHSVKGWRKIDTPGQFLQYSGVEVVYDLAQKAGSRIVKAKAICTKCSELSDLQDDYEYKVITSIFIADGGDGYTMFEKLPREVLPYNEVESALNYLVKQSPIHPVLSDRIIILNEDKVTIIPSARQNPAPSVANQLNAKLYYLLLTFGLVYYCFC, from the exons ACACGTCTACCTCACATAACAGCGGTGCTGGCAGTGGTGGCGCTGTCCTCCAGCAGCATTGTCAAATCACCAACAGACGGACAAAACTTCGAGCTGCTCATACTGCACAACAACGACATGCATGCGCGCTTCGAACAGACGTCACAACTCAGTGGCGCATGCACCACCGCGGACAGAGAAGCTGGGAAGTGCTATGGAGGGTTCCCGAGGGTTGCTCACGT AGTAAAAGAGGCAAGAAAAGCGGCCGCATCGGGCGAAGGCCCCCCGGTCCTATACCTGAACGCGGGGGACACTTACACGGGGACCGCCTGGTTCACTATCTATAAATGGAAGGTTGCCGCGGAGTTCCTCAACGCATTGCAACCTGACGCTGTT TCTCTGGGAAGCAATGAACTGGAAACTGGCTCCACCGAACTAACACCTTTTCTACAAAATTTGGATACAACAGTATTAgctaataatgttattattcaTACTAAGGAAGCAAAACGAATTATACAAAAGTCTGTTGTGAAAGATATTCAAGGAGTCAAAGTGGGTATTGTGGGATACGTTACTCCAGATAAGATAACTTTAGATAGAGACGGCACAGTAGAATATATAGATGAAGTGATAGCTTTGAATGAAGAAGTTGCCAAACTTAAAGCTAATGATATTGAAATTATCATTGCTCTAGGCCATTCTGAGCTAACAAAAGCTATTGAAATAGCAACTGAAGTGGACGGCATAGATTTAGTTATTAACGGtcaaaaaaatttgtttttctcGAATGGATCAAACGCTGAAGAAACTTTGATTGAGCCAATTGTCGTAGTACAAAAAGCTTCAAAGCGCGTACCCGTCGTACAATCTTTTGCATATAACAAACACCTTGGAAAAATTCGTGCCGTATTTAATCCCGCTGGGGTATTAACCGATTATGAGGTTGATCCAATACTGCTTGACGAGACAATCAATCAAAACGTTGAAATATCTGACATCATTCAAAGGCATAGCAGAGATGTTTCTGTATCTACTCCAATCGGCAGTAGTGTAGTATATCTTGTAGGTGATTCATGTAGAATAGAAGAATGTAACTTAGGCAACTTGGTTGCAGATTCTATAGTTTATTATTACGCAACCAGATATCAAAGTGAACGATGGACTGATGTACCTGTAGCGATTTTAAGTGGAAGCAGTTTTGCTGGCAATATAAGACCACTTGTGCGCCCTATAACAATTACTAGGCACGATCTACTAAATACAATACCAGAGTCATCTAATTTAGTAGTCGTAACAATGAGTGGTGCTGTGCTAAAAGAAGTCCTTGAACATAATGTTGGTGAATATAGTCGTAACGTTCCTAGAGACAGTTTTCTTCAATTTTCTGGGATAAGAGTATCGTATGACTTTGCGAAGGAACGTGGATCGAGAGTAACAAATGCCGTCGTACGCTGCTGGGATTGTTCAATTCCTGACTTCTTTGCTATAAATGATACAAccagttacaaaatattaatgccGTCAACACTTGCGAATGGAGCTAATGGATTTTCAATGTTATCTGACTTGCCCAGGGTAGAGCTGGAATATGACGCGATAACTTGTACTgaagaatatattaaaaagagaaGTCCGGTGTATCCCGAAATTGCGGACCGTGTT TCCTTGGGAAATCATGAATTCGACAATGGCGTCTCCGGACTAACACCGTTCATAAGAAATTTGTCATGTCCTACGTTGGCTGCCAATCTCATCCTGACTTCAGAACCTACTTTGCAAGCTGAGAAAAATTTAATGAATTCAGTTGTATTTAACATTAACGGTACTCAAATTGGCATAATTGGATACCTGACACCAGAAACTAAAATATTAGCAATAGGAAATAACGTAGATTATATAGATGAAATTATTGCAATTCGAGAAGAactaaataagttaaaaaacgAAGGCGTTCAAATATTTATTGCTCTAGGACATTCTGGATATCTAAAAGATTTAGAAATTGCCGAGAAAGTAGACGGTATTGACCTTGTAATCGGTGGTCACACGAATACTTTTTTGTGGAACGGTGAAACAATCGATTCTGAGACACCACTAGGTCCATACCCAACGTTAGTAAAGCAAAAATCAGGAAGGCAGGTTCCAGTAGTACAAGCTTATGCTTACACTAAATATTTAGGCAAACTACACCTATTATTCAATTCTCGTGGAGAAATTGTGAGATTGGATGGGAACCCAATTCTTTTAGATAAATCGGTACCACAAGATCCAAGTGTACTGTCCATAGTTGAGAGATATCGTgagaatataattaaaatatcagaAGTAGTTGTAGGTACATCATCTACGGTTTTAGATGGTCTATCATGTCGCATACAAGAATGCAATTTAGGTAATTTGATAGCCGATGCAATGATTGACAAATATGCTTCGGAATACTTTGGTGAGGGTTGGACAGATACGCCAATTGCCGTCATACAGGGTGGTGGAATTCGAACATCGATTAGCCATGTTGATCAACGTTTCAATATTTCAAAGGGGGATCTTTACAGTGTCATGCCTTTTGACGGCAATCTTGTAAAAGTAACCATAAATGgaataaagatcttaaaaatGCTGGAACACTCCGTCTCTAGCTACAATATTATAAGTGCACCTGGTCAATTTCTACAAGTATCAGGTTTAAAAGTAGAATACGATTTCAAGAAGCCACCTGGAGCAAGAGTCGTAAACGTGCTAGTCCGCTGTGGAAAATGTCAAATTCCTACTTACGGCCCTTTAAACAAAACTGGCGACTATAATATCTTAACAAATGGATTTATGGCGAATGGAGGCGATGGATTCAAT TCACTTGGAAACCACGAATTTGACCAAGGCGTCAACGGATTATCTCCATTCATAGAAAATTTAACTTGTCCCGTTTTAGCAGCTAATCTTATATTAACAAAAGTACCTGAACTAGAAAAAGAAGCTAACCTAAGAAAAtctgtaatatttaatatctcaaGCACATCAATCGGTGTGATAGGATACTTAACCCCTGAAACAAAAACTTTGGTCGCCAAAAACGATGTTGAATATGTAGATGAAATCATCGCACTAAAAGAGGAAGTCCAAAAACTGAAAAGTGAAGGAGTTCATATAATAATAGGTCTCGGACACTCCGGCTTTTTGAGAGATTTAGAAATTGCAAAAGCAGTTGATGGCTTGAATCTTGTTATCGGTGGACATTCGAACACCTTCCTCTGGAACGGCTCAAGTCCGGATTCTGAAAAATCTTTAGGACCCTATCCTACGTACGTCACGCAACCATCTGGGAAAAAAGTTCCTGTAGTGCAAGCGTACGCCTATACCAAATATCTTGGTAAACTCCACATGGTATTTAATAAGGATTCAGATTTATTAAGCGCTGATGGAATTCCTATATTATTGGACAACACCATTCCTCAAGATCCTGAAGTGTTAGATATTGTAGAAAAGTATAGGGCTCAAATTCTCAACTATACTGACGAAGTAGTTGGTACTACGTCAGTTGTTTTAGAAGGACTTAGTTGTCAACATAAAGAATGCAATATGGGAAATTTAATAACAGACGCAATGGTATCCTGTTATGCTAATGAATACAAAAGTAATAATCACTGGACGGATGCACCCATAGCAGTTCTTCAAGGCGGTGGTATACGATCATCAATAGCACATGATGAAACACCCGCAGAAATTACCAAGGGTGACTTAATTGCGGTATTGCCCTTTGACGGAGATCTTACTATTGTAACTATGAGCGGTGAGGTTCTAATGCTAATGTTGGAACATTC GTCTCTTGGAAACCACGAATTTGATGAAGAGGTAGAAGGATTGGTACCTTTCATAAGAAACCTGACAAGTCCTATTGTGACGGCTAATCTTATAGTAAACAATGTACCTGAACtagaaaatatacctaatttatacAATTCACTAGTAATAACAAAGAATGGAGTTAAAATAGGTATCATAGGTTATTTAACACCAGAGACTAAATATCTTGCACCCAAAAACAATGTTGAGTACGAAGATGAAATTGTAGCTCTTAATAGAGAAGTCAAAAGATTAAAAGATCTTcgaatacaaattttaatagcCCTCGGTCATTCAGGTTTCGTAAAAGATTTGGAAATCGCTGAAAAAGTTGACGATATAGATTTAGTGATAGGTGGTCACTCAAACACTTTTCTAGTTAACAGCAATTACACAGATGAAAAACCTGAATACCCTCAAGGTCCTTATCCAGCTCTAGTAAAACAAAAATCAGGACGAATCGTTCCGGTGGTACAAGCTTATGCATACACAAAATATCTTGGAAAATTGCATCTAATTTTTGATGGCAAAGGTGAAATCGTCAAGTTTAGCGGAAACccgattttattaaataatgatgTGCCAGAAGATCCAGAGTTATTAGAAATTGTTAAAAGATATCAAAAGGACGTTGATCAGATAAACAACAAAGTTGTTGGTAGTTCTGTTGTATTACTTGACGGAGATTCATGCCGGCTTAGAGAATGCAATATGGGCAACTTTCTTAACGACGCCATCATCGATTATACGAAAACCTATTTCAATAATAGTTCGCAGTTTTACATATCTATTATCCAAGGAGGCAGAATAAGGATATCATTAAACCACGCTGAAAAACCATTCCTTATCACAAGAGGTGATTTGATGACTATTGTACCTTATTCCGATACACTATGTGTATTAACAATGAACGGAATAGTACTTAGACAAGCTTTGGAGCATTCAGTTAAAGGTTGGCGAAAAATCGACACTCCAGGCCAATTCTTGCAGTATTCAGGTGTGGAAGTAGTATATGATTTAGCACAAAAGGCAGGTTCACGTATAGTAAAAGCGAAAGCCATTTGTACTAAATGTTCAGAGCTAAGCGATCTGCAAGATGATTATGAGTATAAAGTAATTACATCTATTTTCATAGCAGATGGAGGAGACGGTTATACAATGTTTGAGAAACTTCCAAGAGAAGTGTTGCCTTATAACGAAGTCGAAAGTGCTTTAAATTACTTAGTAAAACAAAGTCCGATACATCCAGTATTGTCAGATAGAATAATTATTCTAAATGAAGATAAAGTTACAATCATTCCAAGTGCGCGTCAAAACCCTGCACCATCAGTAGCGAATCAGTTAAAtgctaaattatattatttgttgttGACTTTTGGACTTGTATATTACTGTTTTTGCTAA